From the genome of Astyanax mexicanus isolate ESR-SI-001 chromosome 3, AstMex3_surface, whole genome shotgun sequence:
ACTCAATGTTATTCAATTTTACTTAATATTATTCAATATTtcttaatattattacattttactcaatattatttaacattactcAGTTGTATGTAATATTACTCAACATTGTTCAACATTACTCAGTATTATTCAATTTTACttaatattatttagtattactCAATATTGTTTAACATTACTCAGTTGTATGTAATATTACtcaatattaattaacattactcaATTTTATTCAACATTATTCAGTATTATTCAATTTTACCTTATATTATTCAACATTACTCAATATTATTCAAATGTACCTAATATTATTCAATATTActtaatattatttaacattactcAATAGTATATAATTGTACTCAATATTATTCAACATTATTCAATTTTATTCAACATTATTCAATATTATTCAATTTTACTTcatattatttaacattactcAGTTGTATGTAATAATACTCAATATTAATTAACATTCCTCAATTTTATTCAACATTATTcagtattatttaattttacttaatattattcagtattactcaatattattacattttactcAATATTATTCAACATTactcaatattttttaaatatttcataatattgttattttttctcAATATCATTTAACATTACtcaatattattacattttacttaatattatttaatatcacTCAATGTTATTCAACATTATTCAGTATTATTCAGTTttacttaatattattatttagtattactcaatattatttaacattactcAGTTGTATGTAATATTACTCAATATTATTCAATATTtcataatattgttattttttctcAATATCATTTAACATTACTCAATATTATTCAATAttacttaatataaaaaaaaatccctcaatATTACTTAACATTACTCAATTGTATGTAATATTActcaatattattaaatatttcgtaatattgttattttttctcAATATTATTTAACGTTACTcaatattattttaacattactCAAGTGTATGGAATATTACTCAATATTATTCAACATAACTCACTTTTATTCATTACCCAAGATTACTCAATTTGATTAAATATTACTCCACAAGACTCATTATTAAATGATATTACTCAACACTGCTTCTTTAACATTAcactatttaattaaatattattattaattattaacataACTCAATTATATTTATTACCCAACATTACTCAATATTACCCAATATTATTACTGAAACATATAAATGATTGACAGATGCCCCGCCCACTGATGTCATACACCCTCTTTGATCTCCAGCCTGCAGCGTTCTATGCTTGGAACGTTGGTGACGTCACCGCGGCTGGTTTAAAACAGCGCGGTTCTGCAGCTCGTGAGTTCAGTTTAGTGAGTTGGTTTGGTTGATACTGTTCTAGATAACACAGTAACAcgagtattattagtattttatcAGTATATTACTAGaatcagaacacagcagtttttaAGAAAAACAGAACCGGTGCATTTTTTCTGAGGAAAAGGTAAAATAAGCATTTTTTTcattactgattaataataagcACAGATTCATCACAATTACACGTTTTAAACTgagaatataaacagaataaacagctgaaaatatgattaaatattttagatCTAATATTTTAGATGATTCAGACACTAAAAATgctaaaagatgtttttttagaaGTGTTTTCTCCTGACAATCACAGAGAATTtacagctaaaataaaataattagtgtaTCTCTTTAATGAATctgtttataatactgtatattacagaGCTCTCAGTTAGAATGATAGTTATTTAGCATAAGCAGGATAAAAGGCTGCTAAAGCTGTTTTATTATGCTTAAAAACTCAATTTTAACTCTAGTCTTGCTGCTATTTTAACTAGTCAGATCTAAAATCAGCTTTAATATCGAGTATTGATCTATTGGATCAGAAAGCAGGATACGCCTttagtttattatattaatattccTTATTAGTGGTATTAATGTAGTAAAACAGTGCTGCTGTTGTATTTGAGTATTTGATTCAGattgatataaaaaaacagaatataacaAGATAACAGTATAGTTAGTATTACGTTTTAATCACTacgttagctaatgctaattagtttagcttagcctgtgtggagaaattcaggaatttaagcttactgtaaataaacggaagcgctttactcacccaaataaacaggaaaaaCACCTACAAAATTTCCCTACAaaaagttccttgttttattcttccatcataattataatatatactataaatttGCTCAAAATCAGTTGTATTCTGGTCTATGAGTAAAGTGttggaaaaaaagatttttcctataacaaaaaaaacatataatttgcttttccccaaccaatattatttacctttagtgcttcaaacatatttatatgatgtttcaaaccaaataatatcagtaaataaagactcaacagtgtccacagaaaaaacagtgtgaaactacctgctttactcaaactaaagctaggtatggtgtgcgcactactttatatagttttatatattttactcgcagatttttactaagtacttatttggcactaaactaaatttttatttatttacactaaaaagtttatatttttgtatagtatatagttttctttgtgtgtcctgatgattaaaatactgaaaggtataggctgctctgagtgtctttaggtttttagtatctacatgtatcctagaggtgtgattattgattatcaagaaaaataactgcgtctgatgctgtttctccatgtattttatcaaagtaataattaataagccatgtaatgaattatcatcaatattcttatgctttcagctcataaacactctagtctaaacatgtttgaaaatatatcttaggtgtgaatatatttaaattctataaattaaaaaataagtaaaaaaaaaataaaaaacaggcgcttggtaaaattttgagcaaaacatgatcagttccaggaaaatataacaattctgcttccttttacgtgattttaaatgatgatatttttgagcagccgtatgtcttctggagtaaaagagatcagggcatgtgtctgtctgatataattactgtgttataagacctgaaagaggaactgaaaacaaaaacggagaataaaaacacaccaaaacagactagagttcaaagggttaacttAGAGTCAAGCCCCATAAGTAAAACGACAGTTCCCAGACGATACAGTCTTCCTGGGTTTTTTATATCTGACCCTGCAGAAGagacgggtactgattggatgactacccttcttatcccgcctctccacctatGCCACAGTAGTAGTGATAACTGCTTCCTACCTTTCGGTTCTAAATcggttctgattggatgtcgtccctaccaaacattttcgtctcgtttttattagtTGACGAAAATTTCAGTTAATTTAGTCAacgtttttttaatcattttatgctGTTTTAATGTAGTTATGGTCTCGTTTTCGGCTTGAAAAAAAGGTTCATtgacgaaaactatgacgaaaactATTTAGCAACGAAAAAATAACACTGATCCGGTGGATTCtcacagtgcaaaaaatacgtcTGCAAACTAAACCTCTATAATTAAGGTTTATGAGATTTGGCCTCTAAATTGTGTTAATTATATcataattagaaagaaaactcaGATTTAGCTTCTCAGAGCCTTTCAAAAAGTGGTATAATGATCTTCTAAAGTGGTCCACAATGAAAAGTATACCTGAATGAGCTTCTAACCATCTGCTCTTTCATATCTCTACAGAGTGAACAACCATGAGTGACGACCGGATCTTGCAGCGCTTAGGCTACACGCTGCAGAACACCATCGGGTACGGGAGCTCCAGCACCGTCAGGCTGGCCGTCTCCAGCCAGCACCAGGGCAAGGTGGCCATCAAAATAATGAACCGCCGTTTGATGACGGACTGGCATGTTAACAAGTTCCTCTCGTGGGAACTGGCAACCCTCAAAACAGTGAGGCACCCGCACATCGTCAAGGTGCACAAGATTCTGGAGACGAGAAAAGGGAGGGTCTTCATCGTTATGGAGGCTGCAGAAAGTACCCTCTTGAAGAAGATTTTGGAGGGCCCGGTCTCCGTCGCCAACGCCAAAAAGTGGTTTTCTCAGCTGGTCAGCGCCATGGTGTACCTGCACGAGCGGGACATCGTGCACCGGGACCTCAAGTGTGAGAACGTCCTGCTGAGCACCGATGACCAAATCAAGGTGACGGACTTCGGTTTGTCGTGCGTCTGCAAAGGATTCCCCGACCTGACCGAAACGTTTAGTGGCACTTTGCAATACATGGCGCCCGAGGTGCTCTCTGGTCGCCCCTACGACCCGAAGAAGAGCGACGTCTGGAGCCTGGGGATTGTCCTGTACGAGCTGGTCACCGGACGCATGCTCTTTAACGTCGCTGATATAAAACAGCTGCAGGAACTCCAAAAGGAACAGACGGTACCTCGGGTTCACCCGTGCTGGATCAAATTCGGGCTCTCCTGCCGGAACCTGATCTCCAAAATGCTGCAGGTGAATCCGCAGGATCGGCCCTCCATGGCAGAGGTGGCGCAGGACTGCTGGCTGCTGTCGTGTAGAGAAAGGTAATGAAACCATGTGAGAAATCTTGTGTCGGAGCTTCAATGTCACGTTCCAGATTTGTATACCTAAGAAAGAATTTgattatatctttattttaaatgggtttaatatatatttttttcatttattttaggtTTCAACGCAGATTCAGGCGCCATGAACCACAAGTTTTACTCACACGTGAGGAGACCACATCTACAGAATCTCCATCTACAGAGTCCACACCTGAAGAGTCCACACCTGAAGAGTCCACACCTGTAGTAGAGGATGTGGTAGAGGAGGATGCAGTAGAGGACGCTGAGTCTGAATTGAGCCGCAGTCCATCTGCTGCAGACCTACCTGATGGAAGCCTCGAGGACGTGGAGGAGAACGTggaggaggaagtggaggaggacTTTGGGTGCTGTCCTCGGCTTCGTGCCGCAGTGAAAAGAGTCGTAGCTCCGATTGCGAGAGCTTCCAGGTCGCTGCGGAAGAAGATCAGGAAGGCTTTTGGGTTAAAACCCGAGGAGCAGAACTCCTCCCGACCCCAGCAGATCTGTGCCGCCTCTACTGTGATTCTTATGTGTCCAACATGTGAGCAGAGACGCGAGGACTTAGAGGCCACATTACAGCAGGGATTTTAAGGTAAGCAAGTCGAGTGTTTAGTGACTGGGAGAGCTATTGTCAAGCAGGAAGGAGGAGAGGACGGACGTAATTGcagtatttaaattaatataaggaaacaagataaacaaaagcaaCACATTCAGTTAGATTTTCACATTATGTTAAATGTTCACATTATTTATTGACTGTATCTAAGAATATCAAAGATATTTTAAATGCAACTGAATATATGAAATAacataatatacaataaaatacaatgacttaaaacatattttgtatagACTAGGTCATCAAATCTGTCTGTTAACTAGGTTGCCTGTACAGTTTCCCTATGGGTCAAAAAGCTTTATGGAGCCTCATCTACGCATCACTAGAAAATGCAAAatactcaaaaaaaataaataaataaataaacgggGAAACCAAATAACTAAGACTAAAaaaatcaaaactaagaaaacaatatTACTTCAATGAAAAACAAACCTGATGCATACACAGCACAGGAACACTGAAACAGAAGGGCTTAAAAGCacaaggagagtgaggaacacctgggcctggataacgagggggcggggttacaaataagacaCAAGGTGAGATCACTAATGGTAAAacacgggaaatttacgggaaaatactaatacatgAAGAtggtaaaaaatgattttttgactttgtaatttgtaatttaattaaatgtatttaattactaTCTACATgaataatctagtacagtctagttacttaagaatttcatatataattatatgcacTACTGGGTGTTTCTTTTAACTGTTTGtcgtcaaatacatttgtaaatttcagtctaaatgccaaagtaaaatgtacaacgtttttgtaattcttactttttgtgagaagcaaaactgaaaaccatatatttgcatattgggcgtggcctctcccttacttaccatctttgtgttgtctggtgcccaaagctaccttatcctagtcgtgcagtaattataatatatgcgttgattgccaggcctcagtgttgtgggctgtaagagcaagttacagtatctttattctgtgtttctagtgatcacagtatgctggctttactgagtttactcctttactgctccagtattatactgtcagtattgatGGGTTGAGAATAcatatgtgaatatgtgaatatatgttatgtgaatattactaaagttttattaacttgtaagtgtgtgttaaaataaagatgaattgttagtttatttgactaaagagatcattttttaaaaaggacaaattgaacacttaagttgttttaactcagtgctatTTAGTACTATTTAGTAAACCATAAAAGCCATGAGAGAATGTGGCGCtgcattgttgtagtaaaatctcctaagatacactgagtaaaatctaattgaatattgaattgttgcaaactaacatttactgaaaaatttgtagttaaatacacttagaATTATGAGTGAATcttaaatttacttgctgtttttacgtGAAAAAGGTTtcctaactttttttaagtaaatcatactccaattttttttcagtgtagttttcTGGTTTTGTTCAGTGATGCTGCCTGCACTGATTGGCTGCAGCTGGAAAAAAGGGCGGAGTCTGGCTTAGTGTGTTGGGTTGCTTTACTTACCAGTGATAAAGTCCTAATAAGGTGTTTGGGGTAATTGgcctccaaataaaaaaaaattgagaaaatggaataaaatacgAAAATAAGTTATTAGAAATAATAAatttagtagttggtttgagtTTAGTAGTTTAatctttgttctttttcttttctttttgtttctcttgaACAGATACCGTGGAAGAAGACGGCGAGTGTGCACACCGTGTAAACTAGGAGTGTCACTATAACTATAGTGTTTTAAAGAATTCATAAATATCGTCCTAGAAATTATTGGGATTAACGAACAAAAAATTGTACCCCACTAATATAAAACTTATTCTTCTGGGCTTTTAAGGGGCTTTTAAATGCCACGTTTAGATGTTTTAATTGGgcgtggcagaaataattgtgaacTAATCGATTTATTGGAGATTAGTACGATTAGTCGACAGATTAGtcgatttttcttttctttttcgtGATTGTGGAGCATCCTTACCTTTGTCAGAATGCAGACGAGAGGAAACGAGGAGAGCGAGGCTTAAATTATCAATCGACCTTTAGATTTTAAGCATTGATGCTGCAATATTCTCATCATTACAGCCACAGAACATCTTCAGTCTTCAGCGCCCCCTTCAGGTGagttgatataataataataataataaagatttattAAGTATATTaggttaaccctttgaactctaggctgtttctgtgtgttttttattctctgtttttgttttcagttcctctttcaggtcttataacacagtaattatatcagacagacacatgccctgatctcttttactccagaagacatacggctgctcaaaaacatcatcatttaaaatcacgtaaaaggaagcagaattgatATATTTTCCtgcaactgatcatgttttgctcaaaatttcacctgtattttttttttacttatttttgaatgtatagacttcaaatatattcacacctaagatatatatatatacatatattttttttttaaatggttagactagagtgtatatgagttgaaagcataagaatattgatgatttgagttcattacatggattattaattattactttgataaaatacatggagaaacagcatcaggcggagttatttatttatttttattgataatcaataatcacacctctaggatacatgtagatactaaaaacctaaagacactcagagcagcctatacctttcagtattttaatcaggaatcacaaaaaaaacatatatatatatacaaaaatataaacttcttttagtctaaataaataaaaatttagtttagtgtaaaataactacttagtaaaaatgtgcgagtaaaatatataaaaactatgtaaagtagtgcgcacaccatacctagctttagtttgagtaaagcaggtagtttcacactgttttttctgtggtcactgttgagtctttatttactgatattatttggtttgaaacatcatataaatatgtttgaagcactaaaggtaaataatgttggttggggaaggagatttttcacttttttaggtatttttctctcaatgggtttcttgtagatttagctttactgcactgggatgtgatcactatttttagaaagggtaagctccgccctttctaaccatatatggattatgttgatgtgtgaagggattcctgagtaattaagatgGGAACGTCTGCAGGGTttttagggttaagttaaatgttTAACGGTCTTCGTCTTCATCGTCTCTTCAGCAGAtcgtgaaaaaaaagaaaagcaggagTTTTCCACTGTGAAGACAGTTAGGGAAGACGTCCAGAGGACTGAAGACAGTTCCAGGTATC
Proteins encoded in this window:
- the LOC103023345 gene encoding testis-specific serine/threonine-protein kinase 6, coding for MSDDRILQRLGYTLQNTIGYGSSSTVRLAVSSQHQGKVAIKIMNRRLMTDWHVNKFLSWELATLKTVRHPHIVKVHKILETRKGRVFIVMEAAESTLLKKILEGPVSVANAKKWFSQLVSAMVYLHERDIVHRDLKCENVLLSTDDQIKVTDFGLSCVCKGFPDLTETFSGTLQYMAPEVLSGRPYDPKKSDVWSLGIVLYELVTGRMLFNVADIKQLQELQKEQTVPRVHPCWIKFGLSCRNLISKMLQVNPQDRPSMAEVAQDCWLLSCRERFQRRFRRHEPQVLLTREETTSTESPSTESTPEESTPEESTPVVEDVVEEDAVEDAESELSRSPSAADLPDGSLEDVEENVEEEVEEDFGCCPRLRAAVKRVVAPIARASRSLRKKIRKAFGLKPEEQNSSRPQQICAASTVILMCPTCEQRREDLEATLQQGF